Genomic segment of Triticum aestivum cultivar Chinese Spring chromosome 6A, IWGSC CS RefSeq v2.1, whole genome shotgun sequence:
NNNNNNNNNNNNNNNNNNNNNNNNNNNNNNNNNNNNNNNNNNNNNNNNNNNNNNNNNNNNNNNNNNNNNNNNNNNNNNNNNNNNNNNNNNNNNNNNNNNNNNNNNNNNNNNNNNNNNNNNNNNNNNNNNNNNNNNNNNNNNNNNNNNNNNNNNNNNNNNNNNNNNNNNNNNNNNNNNNNNNNNNNNNNNNNNNNNNNNNNNNNNNNNNNNNNNNNNNNNNNNNNNNNNNNNNNNNNNNNNNNNNNNNNNNNNNNNNNNNNNNNNNNNNNNNNNNNNNNNNNNNNNNNNNNNNNNNNNNNNNNNNNNNNNNNNNNNNNNNNNNNNNNNNNNNNNNNGTCCATCCATCATCAATGGTGGTTGGCCCGGAAGAGGGAGGCGGGGGAGGCACAACCACGATGGATCGGAGCCGGTGCTGCTcaggcgggaggggggaggggctgATCTATCGGTTCGGACGAGAGGCCGCCCTCGAGGTCAGCACCCCACAACAGGATTTGCGGAGGCGTCCCCACTCTAGCGCGGTCGGGGAATGGGGAGAGGTAGGAGCGGCGGAAGATCCAGGGGATCCAAGGCCTCCCCTGGGGCCGGAGCATTGAAGGCGGGCCGGTGAGGAGGCAGGAGATCAGGGCGGATCCATCGTCGGCatgggatgccccggcatcccggGCGGGGCGGCACCGGTGGGGAAGGGGGTGGCGGCCACGGCCGGAGTGGCCAACGGCACGGAGCGGGGCTGGACGCAGCTAGAGCGGGGATGAGCCTCGGTGTCAAGGGGGATTCTTGCCTTTTCCTCCGCTGCCATGTATATTTTGACCCCGAATAGAAGCCCATGTCAGTATTTTCTTAAGCAAAGAAGCCAAACCACTATATGCTTATCCAAAAGCCtacaaaaatattgcatgacttctTGCACACGAGGAAAAAATAATATGATGATACTATTTCTTTAACGAATGCGCAAGCTGCCATGATTTTATAACATAAAGCCTCAAAAGCATCTCAAAATCTTGTAAATCCAAATAAATACAAAGGAAAATTGAGGACACTAATTTACCATATACCACAAGCAAAACAAAAAGTAAGATCAGTTTGTTGAAGTTGAAAGTACTATCTTCTTCAGTTGTAAACTTTATCATCTCTAGTATTCtctgtactgtcatgattgaatgATTGATAAATAGTTTCAAAATTTCTCTCCCAAAGAAAAACGGATTTGCTATTTTACACTCGAGTGTTTTTCAATTGGCTGTCGTTCAAATTTGTGGCCGTCCGATCGCCCGCCGTGATTTGGGCTGACAGTTGTTGTTCTCGGGCGGGTTTCCTTTGTTGCGGGTGCGGTTTTCTTTTCCCGGCCCGGGTTTTTATGGGACTGCCCGTTACCGGCGCCCGTTTGTCTGCTTTCGTTTTCCTTTTTTGAATTTCATTTGGGCGGTAATGCTTCGAAACGGCAGATGGGCAGAGAGGGGGCCATAGGAGGAGGCGCTCGAGCGGAGGGGGAGACGAGGCGATTTCCGTCAGGTTCATGGTGTTTGCGAGATCCCTCTATCCTCGAGCTTGGGTTTTCTCTTTGATTCACTGCTCCCCAGGTTAGTTGTCGTTGTCGCTCTCCCTTTCCCCGCGCAATTTGGTATGGTTCTGATCATGTAGCTTCCAGATCTAGGTTTGTTGGTGCGTTGTTGTTGTAGGTCCTGTTGCTGTTTGATGATTTTAGCGGTTGGTTAGTGCGATTTGTTGTTAGCCAATGCTCATTTGTGCAGTTCGCCGCAGATCCCCTCTTCTCCGTGGATCCCCTCTGCTCGCGCCAGTTCGTCATGGAGAACGTCTGCTCCGGTGTTAGGTTTTAGATTTGATCTCCTTGTTGTGGGCACTGTTAGGTTGGGCGTTGATGTGTTTGTCTTCCGACGGGGTTAGGTTTTGTGTTTTTTTCATGTGTGCAGGCGTGTCTCTGTGTGTGATTCAGAGCTTTTGCAGTTGAAGTTCAATCATCTGGTGGTTGTTTAGTGTTTGAATGCTACTGATCTGTTTTGATTGCTACTGAGACTTTGCAGTTTGAAGTCCAGTCATCTGGTAGTTGTTTAGTGATTGATTACCAGTAGAAACGGGGGAAGAGCTATGAATTTCTCTGGTATGGTAGTATAGGGATTCCCCTTTCTTGTTGATTGCTTGGTCCAGTTTGGGCTAGCTATGAATTACACTGTAATACCCCCCAGATTTATACTGCTATTCTTCTCTGATTTACACTGTATTTGTAGCACTGATTTTACATTTGTAATCCCCGTAGTTTTACTTTTGTAAGATTTTCTCTGTAATGTGTCTCTGAACCCCAGTTTCTATGATGTGAAGTTTTTCTGAATTTCTGTATATTGTATCTCTAAAGTACATTGTAAGACGCTGTAATTGCACTGTAACTTCTTGTGGTTTTTGCAATACAATCCTCTAGATTACCCCCACTGTAATTCTCGTGCTTTTGGACTGTAACTCCCTAGAGTTACACTGTAGTGCCCATTTAGCCCTATTTTACACTGTACTTTTTTCAGACTTTTCACTGTAATTCTTGCCTTGCTTACTATGCAAATTGCATCAGCATTACAGTGTAGTTCCCACCCTTGATTACTATATAATTTGCATTAGTATTATAGTGTAATTTCCCCAGTTTTTTTACTGTAATTTGGATCATTTATTACACTTTATTTCCTGCCTTGATTACACTGTAATTCGTGCCTTGATTTTCAGTGGAATGCCCCTCCGGGTTACTCTATAATTCTGAGTATTTACACTGTATTTTGTTCAGACTTTTCACTGTAATTCTTGTCTTGTTTACTATGTAATTGCATCAACATTACAGTGTAATTTCCATAGTTTTTTTACTGTAATTTGCATCAGTTATTGCACTGTAATTCTTGCCTTGATTACACTGTAATTCCTGCCTTGATTACACTGTAATTCATGCCTTGATTTACAGTGGAAAGCCCCTCTGGGTTACTATATAATTCTGAGTATTTTTACAGTGTTAGTTTGCTTAGTTTTTTGTGTTTTACCGCCTCACTATACACTGTAAGTTGGACCAGTATTACTGTGTAAGCGGGATCAGTATTACAGTGTAATTACTGTCTTGTTTACACTGTATTTTTTATCAGTATTACAGTGTTGTGTAATTTTGTTTCCTGCCTTGATTTTACGGTGTAGTTTGCATAAGTTTTACCATGTAATTTCCCTAGTTTTATTTTTTGTGTAATTCCTGCCTTGATTTTATTATTTTGGATCAGTATTAATAGTTACTTCTCTGTAGTTTTCAGCTTCATTATCTATGGGGAGGCTACGGAAAGTCTCTCACAAGGATGTTCCGGAAGCATCTTCTATTGAGAGTGTGGATCCTTTGCAAGACCCCTTCGTGCCTAATGACTTTGCGGAAGATGGTTCTAATTGCTGTAGGGCTTACACTGTAATATGATTGAGCACTGTAATTGTTTTAGGGCTTATACTGTAATTTATCAGAGTCTTACTCTGTAATTGTTGTAGGGCTTATAGTATTTGTTAGATACATTACAATGGATTTTACCTCTGAATTGTGGGGCTTACACTGTAATATACTGCAGATTTACACTGTAATTTGAATACTTCAGCACTGTAATTGTTTTAGGGCTTACAGAGTATTTTTCAGATAGATCACAGTGGATTTTTACGTCTAATTTTATGGTGCATTTATGAGCGTTGATACCTGGGAATAACAGTGTAATTCCGGGGGATTTACAGTGCAATTAGTGGGCACTTTGACTGTAATTCGTGGGTGTTTACAGTGTAACTTCATCAGTTATTCAAATGTAAATCCTTGGGAACTTGCAGTGTCATTTCGTTTGTATTTACGGTGTAAATCCACTGTATGCTTTTTCAGAGTTTGCACTTTAATTTTCAGCTATCAGGATTTGTAGTGTAATTTCTATTGTTTTGCTATTGTAATTTTTGGCATTAGACTGCAATTTTTTTGTTATTCCAGAGTTTTATAATTGCTAGCAATCAAACATTCCACAGTTTCCTGTTGTCTTTGGAATTTCTTTGTAACTAGTTTCTCTGATGTTTCTAGGTGAAGCGGGGTGAAGGGGATGAAGAATTTGTGAAGCTAGTGAAGGGGGTCAAGAATTGGAGTAGGATTACGAGTGTTCCTGGCCTGTAGATTGTCCGGTGATCTCCGCCAATTTTTGGCTGTTGTTCCTTGACCGGGTCGTGGTCCAGCTTTACTTGATTCGGGTTTATTTCCTAACCCGTTTTATTTGAAATATAGCGAGAGACAGTGCCTGTGGGGGTTGGTTTTGGACATACAAGTGGCATCTGTTTATTAGACAGGATATTTGAATGTTTTCCAATTATAAAATAGTCAAGTGCTAAATAGACAGTCCCAAGAAAAAACACCATCTTTCGAGCAACAATTAACATGCACAACACAACAATATATTTCCGGCAAAAGAAAAAACCGCAACAATATACGCTATATATCTTCACAACATGCAGCAATATGTACTGGGCGGAAATCTTTAATATCAAGGCATAATGCCCAGCAATAAACCAATACACAAGTGCCCATAAGTAAACAAGCTTAACAATATCCAGGACCTTCAAAGACTGAAACAGAAGCACCCGTCACTCAACGGGCTTCACGGACCGGACCTTCAAAGACGATCAACCCCTCCCACCTTGACACCAACTTAGACGTAAAGCAAACACAACACACGCCAACAATTCAATCGAGGTCCGGTCACGGGTCTCGGGCACGGCGGCGATCAAGCGCTGGGCTTGTGCTCGCCTGTAGCGGCGGCGGCCTTGTCCTCCTCCCCTGTCTTGTGGTAACCAGGCAGCTTGTCCATGATCTTGCCCAGCAGGCCCTTCTTCTCCTTCGCGTCAGGGCTGCTCACctcctcggcggccggcgccggcgcgtgCACCGGTGCTGGAGCAGCGTGCGTGACGGGCGCCGGAGCAGCGTGCGTGACGGGCACCGCAGCAGCGTCCTCCGGCTTCTTGTGGCCGCCGGGCAGCTTCTCCTTGATCTTTTCCAAGAagcctttcttctcctcctcgggCACTGCCGGTGTCGCCTCTGTCTTCACGTCACCGTCGATCTTCTCGACGACGACGTCGGTGTCATGGTGGGTCTGCACGGACGCGGGGGCCGCCGGTGCGGGTAGGCCCGTCACGTGCTCACCCTCGGTGTCCTTGTGGCCGGGCAGCTTCTCCTGGAGCTTCTCCTTGagacccttcttcttcttcctcttgatcACCTCGCCGTTGTCGTCGatcacctcctcctcttcctcgtcactAGACTGTACAGACGATCACTCACGAGGTCAGAAATCGCAACAACCGTGCCATATCCTAATAATCTCCTAAATAATACAGCAAAACGCTACTAATTAAATCATGTTTGCACTTACcgagctggagctggagctggatCGGTGCAGCTTGGAGAAGAGGGTCTCCTTCTTCTCGCCATCCACGTGCTCCTCCTTCTTGACCTCGGGCTCTTCCACGGAGACCTTCTCCATGCCGGTGACcagctcctcctccttcttctccttgtcctCCTCCGCCTTCTTCTTGCCGAGGAGGTTGCCGAGGAGGCCCCTGTCCGTCACCTCCACCTGCTCGGCGGCCTCACCTCCCTGGTACGACTGGGTGCTCCTCTCATCCTCCATGATCGAGATCGGTCGGTGCAGCGAAAAGTCTTCCGGGAGCTAAAGGAAACAACAGATCAAGTATTGGTTCTTGGCTTGTGGCTTTGTGACTGATGAAGGTGTCCTGGCCAAGAGGCTTCCTTATATAGCCGCTGTCAAGGAGGTCGATCCGGAGCCGCTGCCGAGAGGTGTACATCTGTGCCCTGTAGCGCTGTACGTGAGGACAATACAAGCAGGAAAGAAGGACGGTTCAACGTCGTGAGTGACAGCGTGTCGGCCGGAAATAATGGCGTGACGGGGCAGCGCGTGAGCCAGTGGAGCCCCGACGCATGTCGTGGGGCGGTCAGTCCGACGTGGCGGACGCGCCATCGACGGCATCGGGAGAGGTCGGCGGGCGCCATGTGGAGTGGTGGGTAGTTACGCTCACCGAGGCGTGGCCCGGTGCGAATGGTCGGTGGGGTGCCTCCCTCCGTGGCCTCTCCTCCGCATCCGCTGCCGACGGGACGCTTGTCCACGCCCGTCGCTCTCCGGCAATACTTTAGGTTGAGATAATTCGACCGATTGATTAAGTGATCGATCGATTTTTGAAACAGTGGCGTGAGCCATTTTGTCCACAAATGTTTGGCCGGGGTTTATTTTAGCGGTTGTGTGGCATTAACAttgattcttttttttttttgaggatgaGGAAGCATTAACATCGATTCTTCCGGATGCTCAATCACCGGTAGCGGACGAAGATAAGAGTTCGTGGTGGATTTCGTTACTAAATCAAGGGGTGCACGTCGGGGGAGTGATAGCACATGACTAGGACGACGAGAGGGCTCTAGAAAGAGAGCCCGATGTTGACATGTGGGGTCGAAACGACTATCCGCTCACCGGCCCGTCG
This window contains:
- the LOC543402 gene encoding dehydrin COR410-like, yielding MEDERSTQSYQGGEAAEQVEVTDRGLLGNLLGKKKAEEDKEKKEEELVTGMEKVSVEEPEVKKEEHVDGEKKETLFSKLHRSSSSSSSSSDEEEEEVIDDNGEVIKRKKKKGLKEKLQEKLPGHKDTEGEHVTGLPAPAAPASVQTHHDTDVVVEKIDGDVKTEATPAVPEEEKKGFLEKIKEKLPGGHKKPEDAAAVPVTHAAPAPVTHAAPAPVHAPAPAAEEVSSPDAKEKKGLLGKIMDKLPGYHKTGEEDKAAAATGEHKPSA